One Mesorhizobium loti genomic window carries:
- a CDS encoding peptidase S1 and S6 chymotrypsin/Hap: MHIKNRFGPIVAASLLGIAAAVTSINTGLADESTARPEAAVSPMQRVTEARAKAAAENPDGADRVYGGNQAEKGAYPFQVALLTTARLDENPASQANAQFCGGSLIAPQWVLTAAHCLNDKGKPISPDAVTVLTGATDLSEGKRHKVLEVIVNEGYSEQTLDNDLGLLRLAEPADAPTIKLTREATPDTGKTTVTGWGKMQDGTFPTTLMVADLDLQPNSACNSGIKAIYAHDLKAALGDLSHRMRYSEKGIDAAANAIAADMTDPLTSNMICAGTTSGVRDACNGDSGGPLFITGAGGPVQVGVVSWGEGPADGSAACGHKDAYGIYTRLANYGGWIEAKMKTPAPAPEKPKAGLGTAQKPKTP; this comes from the coding sequence GTGCACATCAAAAATCGGTTCGGGCCAATCGTTGCCGCATCGCTGCTTGGCATTGCCGCTGCCGTTACTTCAATCAACACAGGCCTGGCGGATGAAAGCACCGCGCGGCCTGAAGCGGCGGTCTCGCCGATGCAGCGGGTGACCGAGGCCAGGGCCAAGGCAGCGGCGGAGAACCCTGATGGCGCCGACCGGGTCTATGGCGGCAACCAGGCCGAAAAGGGCGCCTATCCTTTCCAGGTCGCGCTGCTCACCACCGCCAGGCTGGACGAGAACCCGGCCTCGCAGGCCAATGCACAATTCTGCGGCGGCAGCCTGATCGCGCCGCAATGGGTGCTGACGGCAGCGCACTGCCTCAACGACAAGGGCAAGCCGATCTCGCCTGATGCGGTCACCGTGCTGACCGGCGCCACCGACCTCAGCGAAGGCAAGCGCCACAAGGTGCTGGAGGTCATCGTCAACGAGGGCTACAGCGAACAGACGCTCGACAACGACCTTGGCCTGCTCCGGCTTGCCGAACCAGCCGATGCGCCGACCATCAAGCTTACCCGCGAGGCGACCCCCGACACCGGCAAGACCACCGTCACCGGCTGGGGCAAGATGCAGGACGGGACGTTCCCGACGACGCTGATGGTCGCCGACCTCGATCTGCAGCCGAACAGCGCCTGCAACAGCGGCATCAAGGCCATCTATGCGCATGATCTGAAGGCAGCGCTTGGCGATCTGTCCCACAGGATGCGCTATTCGGAAAAGGGCATCGATGCCGCCGCCAACGCGATCGCCGCCGACATGACCGACCCGCTGACCAGCAACATGATCTGCGCCGGCACCACCAGCGGCGTGCGTGATGCCTGCAATGGCGACAGCGGCGGTCCGCTGTTCATCACCGGCGCCGGCGGCCCGGTCCAGGTCGGCGTCGTCAGCTGGGGCGAAGGTCCGGCCGACGGCAGCGCGGCCTGCGGCCACAAGGACGCCTATGGCATCTACACGCGGCTGGCCAATTACGGCGGCTGGATCGAGGCGAAGATGAAGACCCCTGCTCCGGCGCCGGAAAAGCCGAAGGCCGGGCTTGGCACCGCCCAGAAGCCCAAAACGCCCTGA
- a CDS encoding MORN repeat-containing protein, with protein sequence MARARVVFGVAAASMLATLMFSTAFADPAPVGGAWAERVQILYRADTRSVLRRTVRVWDFHPEKNLDFVWEPAPGQSPDKTIAQDGTVNGKGRLVWRVRGSASYDPKTVYSSYFGDVRNGRPDGQGRLELRSGEVFDGHWLAGELNGKGMHIDADGNRYEGQFVDGIPNGQGRLLSNTGEIFAGSFVGGLKNGKGQTRLAGGTVYESQWVMGKEVGGSRPDVLADARVGGLLKAQAGGGDADKVEIGVIVDQRMTQQADMKYQHLVRDEDVAIYPEENLYNDAWNGTGTVNTTNVYDGPDWENTPAFAEVDLKTTDESRVKLDSLEMKVAASDAYRKPMLSISEHFGCIGFRPDFSVLNNGWGDAKDMKMSIQFTTVDEEGNPTGQPSRMFTKDIGGFGDGVDVSIKSVLDEAGVDTASLETGRFPCPSVDSLNVCRSQLTNKIKFGEVSDYLGNFNQAMTLNAIGKLDYSWADDQGNVYQQSEPFRAQMTMAVFETPESMAECGDGGGGNPEAMRYQNIEFPIGKHDYTIAMPVRGNKNVSAYTARLKMWSAMSSIHSFSIAAHFADGSVRESKPVTFFYFRPKQSLFETKTEPAACYLPRQMIGCG encoded by the coding sequence ATGGCGCGGGCAAGGGTAGTGTTCGGGGTCGCGGCCGCATCGATGCTGGCCACGTTGATGTTTTCGACGGCTTTCGCCGATCCCGCTCCCGTCGGCGGCGCCTGGGCGGAGCGCGTGCAGATCCTCTATCGGGCCGACACACGCTCCGTGCTGCGCAGGACCGTGCGTGTCTGGGATTTCCATCCCGAGAAAAACCTCGACTTCGTCTGGGAGCCGGCACCGGGGCAGTCACCCGACAAGACGATCGCGCAGGACGGCACCGTCAACGGCAAGGGCAGGCTGGTGTGGCGGGTGCGTGGCTCGGCGAGCTATGACCCGAAGACCGTCTATTCCAGCTATTTCGGCGATGTCAGGAACGGCCGGCCCGATGGGCAAGGCCGGCTCGAGCTGCGCTCTGGGGAAGTGTTCGATGGCCATTGGTTAGCCGGAGAACTCAACGGCAAGGGCATGCATATCGATGCCGACGGCAATCGCTATGAAGGCCAATTCGTTGACGGCATCCCGAATGGCCAGGGCCGGTTGCTGTCGAATACAGGCGAGATCTTCGCCGGCTCCTTTGTCGGCGGGCTGAAGAACGGCAAGGGCCAGACACGGCTCGCCGGCGGCACGGTCTATGAATCGCAATGGGTGATGGGCAAGGAGGTCGGCGGTTCGCGTCCCGACGTTCTGGCCGATGCCAGGGTCGGCGGCCTGCTCAAGGCGCAGGCCGGCGGCGGCGATGCCGATAAGGTCGAGATCGGCGTCATCGTCGACCAGCGCATGACCCAGCAGGCCGACATGAAATACCAGCATCTGGTGCGCGACGAGGACGTGGCGATCTATCCGGAGGAGAACCTCTACAATGACGCCTGGAACGGCACGGGAACGGTCAACACCACCAATGTCTATGACGGTCCGGATTGGGAAAACACGCCGGCCTTTGCCGAGGTCGACCTGAAGACGACGGACGAGTCCAGGGTCAAGCTGGACAGTCTGGAAATGAAGGTCGCTGCCAGCGACGCCTACCGTAAACCGATGCTGTCGATCTCGGAGCATTTTGGCTGCATCGGCTTCCGGCCGGATTTCTCTGTTCTCAACAATGGCTGGGGCGACGCCAAGGACATGAAGATGTCGATCCAGTTCACCACGGTGGATGAGGAAGGCAATCCGACCGGCCAGCCAAGCCGCATGTTCACCAAGGACATCGGCGGTTTCGGCGATGGCGTCGACGTGTCGATCAAGAGCGTGCTCGACGAGGCCGGCGTCGATACTGCGAGCCTGGAAACGGGGCGTTTTCCCTGTCCGTCGGTCGACAGTCTCAACGTCTGCCGCAGCCAGCTCACCAACAAGATCAAGTTCGGTGAGGTCAGCGACTATCTTGGCAATTTCAATCAGGCGATGACGCTGAATGCGATCGGCAAGTTAGACTATTCCTGGGCCGACGATCAGGGCAATGTCTACCAGCAGAGCGAACCGTTCCGCGCCCAGATGACCATGGCGGTCTTCGAGACGCCTGAATCGATGGCCGAATGCGGCGATGGCGGTGGCGGCAACCCCGAAGCCATGCGCTACCAGAACATCGAATTCCCGATCGGCAAACACGACTACACGATCGCCATGCCGGTGCGCGGCAACAAGAATGTCAGCGCCTACACGGCGCGGCTGAAAATGTGGTCGGCGATGTCGTCGATCCACAGTTTCAGCATCGCCGCGCATTTTGCCGACGGCAGCGTGCGCGAGAGCAAGCCGGTGACCTTCTTCTATTTCCGGCCGAAGCAGTCGCTGTTCGAGACCAAGACCGAGCCTGCGGCGTGCTATCTGCCGCGGCAGATGATCGGCTGCGGCTAG
- a CDS encoding glutamyl endopeptidase: protein MTKLTNALIASALLSTAMWTVPVFAADPGSASAGSGESMRDVTSGDFKAGRAKPITTPKLTDEDSRAAPLTDEKTAVKSYGIVGRSADGKVIKIEPSEALRELIIKELNAPANGAEGGPRKTEDPGLGEGEAGRQVFGTDDREQVKNTKTYPFSAIGYLEAKSKTGYGSCSATLIGPRTVLTAAHCLYSHEDKDWLSDYLFVPGLNGSTADDAPFGAFTYESAYVLQGFIDNYQGYYGSVIPWDLGIVTLKQDVGTNLGWLGYANYDDLGDFTANLVGYPGDKPMGTMWKASCEVHAENIAPEYFQYDCDTFPGSSGSSVYAYDNNSKQRIITGVNVAESPEANTAVRLNAANVQWINSLYK from the coding sequence ATGACAAAACTGACAAACGCACTTATTGCGTCTGCATTGCTTTCCACTGCAATGTGGACGGTCCCGGTCTTCGCCGCCGACCCTGGTTCCGCCAGTGCCGGTAGTGGCGAAAGCATGCGGGACGTTACTTCAGGCGACTTCAAGGCCGGTCGGGCAAAACCGATCACAACACCGAAGCTTACTGACGAAGACAGCCGCGCCGCGCCGCTCACCGACGAGAAAACGGCTGTGAAATCCTATGGCATCGTCGGGCGTTCCGCCGATGGCAAGGTGATCAAGATCGAGCCGAGCGAAGCGCTGCGCGAGCTCATCATCAAGGAACTGAACGCTCCGGCCAATGGAGCTGAAGGTGGGCCGCGCAAGACCGAGGATCCCGGGCTCGGCGAAGGCGAGGCCGGCCGCCAGGTTTTCGGCACCGACGATCGCGAGCAGGTCAAGAACACCAAGACCTATCCGTTCTCGGCAATCGGCTATCTCGAAGCCAAGTCGAAGACCGGCTACGGCAGCTGCTCGGCAACCCTGATCGGCCCGCGCACCGTGCTCACCGCGGCGCACTGCCTCTACAGCCATGAGGACAAGGACTGGTTGTCCGACTATCTGTTCGTGCCGGGCCTCAACGGCAGCACTGCCGATGACGCACCGTTCGGCGCCTTCACCTATGAAAGCGCCTATGTGTTGCAGGGGTTCATCGACAACTACCAGGGCTATTATGGTTCGGTCATCCCGTGGGATCTCGGCATCGTCACGCTGAAGCAGGATGTCGGCACCAACCTTGGCTGGCTGGGCTATGCCAACTATGACGATCTCGGCGACTTCACCGCCAATCTCGTCGGCTACCCCGGCGATAAGCCGATGGGCACGATGTGGAAGGCAAGCTGCGAAGTGCATGCCGAAAACATCGCTCCGGAATATTTCCAGTATGACTGCGATACGTTCCCGGGGTCGAGCGGCAGCTCGGTCTATGCCTACGACAACAACTCCAAGCAGCGCATCATCACCGGCGTCAACGTGGCGGAAAGCCCCGAGGCGAACACCGCCGTGCGCCTGAATGCCGCAAACGTGCAGTGGATCAACAGCCTGTATAAATAA
- a CDS encoding Acetyltransferase, GNAT family translates to MSATFTVRRATPQDEAGVSELLLASYPGSMRTAYDQAVLEGALPLITRANPALLSCGTYYLAVNDDDLAVGCGGWSRELPGGCEVTPELAHIRHFATHPEWLRRGIGRKLYRRCEEDARSFGVRRFECQASLNAEGFYVALGFRAVRRIELRIGPGPMLPCILMERAI, encoded by the coding sequence GTGTCTGCCACCTTCACCGTCAGGCGCGCCACACCGCAGGACGAAGCCGGGGTAAGCGAGTTGCTGCTCGCTTCCTACCCCGGCTCGATGCGCACGGCGTACGACCAAGCCGTTCTCGAGGGCGCGCTGCCCTTGATCACACGTGCGAACCCGGCACTGCTTTCTTGCGGCACCTACTATCTCGCGGTAAATGACGATGACCTTGCCGTCGGCTGCGGCGGTTGGTCCCGGGAACTGCCAGGAGGCTGCGAGGTGACGCCAGAACTCGCGCATATCAGGCATTTCGCCACACATCCCGAGTGGTTGCGTCGAGGGATAGGACGAAAACTGTACCGGCGTTGCGAGGAAGATGCCCGGTCGTTCGGCGTGCGCCGTTTCGAATGCCAGGCCAGCCTCAACGCGGAAGGTTTCTATGTCGCCTTGGGCTTCAGGGCGGTGAGGCGGATCGAACTGCGCATTGGCCCCGGGCCAATGTTGCCCTGCATCCTCATGGAGCGGGCCATCTGA